One window of Streptomyces sp. FIT100 genomic DNA carries:
- a CDS encoding SpoIIE family protein phosphatase, whose product MGSVPIQQETTHRSVHLLSQRGDARAVARTSLAGNPSAASAARRFVRGALADWTRLGMVATRGADRLADDAVLVVSELVTNAVVHAGTGVKVLVRLDGAGDDDPASLVVEVSDHHPTRAVRADAPDPGAASGEPEYGRGLHLVAALARSWGITYRPGLKTVWARLALDGGGATGPAGANGGTSRAGAAGMAGAAGLAGLAQRGPLAELLAPVPRRAVKDERDWTGRGALSFLAEASDLLAGQLDEDMVTALAGQLLVPRLADWCAVWLDGEAGPAPRLARVWHADESVTESLRTALLKNPPSLADDVRGTAVTVPVAWPETAEGEAGPGGSAVAFRLTAGARRLGVLLLGRHGAPGVPGAGVPAEATPLIEDFARRVGLAIGAARAYTRQATISRVLQRGLLPAQVAQIPGVDSSLVYEPSDEGLAGGDFYDIFPAGSGGRWCFMLGDVQGSGPEAAVVTGLARPWLRLLAREGYQVGDVLDRLNGLLLDEATEAAEAAALMVAGSAGDAAAYESAAYDQPQPRFLSLLYGELTPLPGGHGVRCTLACAGHPLPLLLRPDGTVRPAATSQLLLGVVDDAAYESRTFELEPGDTLLCVTDGVTERRSGQRMFDDGDGLARAFAECAGLSAQSVADRIRQAVHTFADTPPGDDLALLVLQAR is encoded by the coding sequence GTGGGGTCCGTTCCGATCCAGCAGGAGACCACTCACCGCTCGGTGCACCTGCTCTCCCAGCGCGGCGACGCGCGGGCCGTGGCACGCACCAGCCTGGCCGGGAACCCGTCGGCGGCGTCCGCCGCCCGGCGGTTCGTCCGGGGCGCGCTCGCGGACTGGACCCGGCTGGGGATGGTGGCCACGCGCGGGGCGGACCGGCTCGCCGACGACGCCGTGCTCGTCGTGAGCGAGCTGGTCACCAACGCCGTCGTCCACGCCGGGACCGGCGTGAAGGTCCTCGTACGCCTCGACGGGGCCGGCGACGACGACCCGGCCTCGCTCGTCGTCGAGGTGTCCGACCACCATCCGACGCGGGCGGTGCGCGCCGACGCGCCTGACCCCGGCGCCGCGTCGGGAGAGCCCGAGTACGGGCGCGGGCTGCATCTCGTCGCCGCGCTGGCCCGGTCCTGGGGGATCACCTACCGCCCGGGGCTCAAGACGGTCTGGGCGCGGCTCGCCCTCGACGGCGGCGGCGCCACAGGCCCGGCCGGCGCGAACGGCGGGACGAGCCGGGCGGGAGCGGCGGGGATGGCGGGAGCGGCGGGGTTGGCGGGCCTGGCCCAGCGCGGGCCGCTGGCCGAACTGCTCGCCCCGGTGCCGCGCAGGGCGGTCAAGGACGAACGCGACTGGACCGGCAGGGGCGCACTGTCGTTCCTCGCCGAGGCGTCCGACCTGCTCGCCGGGCAGCTCGACGAGGACATGGTCACGGCGCTGGCCGGTCAGCTCCTGGTGCCCCGGCTCGCCGACTGGTGCGCCGTCTGGCTGGACGGCGAGGCGGGACCCGCGCCCCGGCTGGCGAGGGTGTGGCACGCCGACGAGTCCGTCACCGAGAGCCTGCGCACGGCCCTGCTGAAGAATCCGCCGTCATTGGCGGACGACGTGCGCGGCACGGCCGTCACCGTCCCCGTCGCATGGCCCGAGACCGCGGAAGGCGAGGCGGGCCCGGGAGGCAGCGCCGTGGCCTTCCGGCTGACCGCCGGCGCACGGCGCCTCGGCGTGCTGCTGCTCGGACGTCACGGCGCCCCCGGCGTCCCCGGCGCCGGCGTCCCCGCCGAAGCCACCCCGCTGATCGAGGACTTCGCCCGCCGCGTGGGCCTCGCGATCGGCGCCGCCCGCGCCTACACCCGGCAGGCCACCATCAGCCGGGTGCTCCAGCGCGGACTGCTGCCCGCCCAGGTCGCACAGATCCCGGGCGTCGACAGCTCGCTCGTCTACGAGCCCAGCGACGAGGGCCTCGCGGGCGGCGACTTCTACGACATCTTTCCCGCGGGCAGCGGCGGTCGCTGGTGCTTCATGCTCGGCGACGTCCAGGGCAGCGGCCCCGAGGCCGCCGTCGTCACCGGCCTCGCCCGCCCCTGGCTGCGTCTCCTCGCCCGCGAGGGCTACCAGGTCGGCGACGTCCTGGACCGGCTGAACGGCCTCCTCCTGGACGAGGCCACCGAGGCGGCAGAGGCGGCCGCGCTCATGGTGGCCGGTTCGGCGGGGGACGCGGCCGCCTACGAGAGCGCCGCGTACGACCAGCCGCAGCCGCGCTTCCTGTCCCTCCTGTACGGGGAGCTCACGCCGCTCCCCGGCGGCCACGGCGTCCGCTGCACCCTCGCCTGCGCCGGTCACCCGCTCCCGCTGCTGCTGCGCCCCGACGGAACGGTCCGCCCGGCCGCCACCTCCCAGCTGCTCCTCGGGGTCGTCGACGACGCCGCGTACGAGAGTCGGACTTTCGAACTGGAACCCGGCGACACGCTGCTCTGCGTCACCGACGGGGTCACCGAGCGGCGCTCCGGGCAGCGCATGTTCGACGACGGCGACGGGCTGGCGCGGGCCTTCGCCGAGTGCGCCGGGCTCAGCGCGCAGAGCGTCGCCGACCGCATAAGGCAGGCGGTGCACACCTTCGCCGACACCCCGCCGGGCGACGACCTCGCCCTGCTGGTGCTCCAGGCCAGGTGA
- a CDS encoding long-chain fatty acid--CoA ligase: MSDTQTQIENRPPSVATLFVQRVAATPDAEAYRYPVPSASGQGPDDWKSLSWGEAAERVYAIAAGLIDLGVRSEERVALASATRVEWILADLGILCAGAATTTVYPQTNADESAFILADSESRVLIAEDAAQLAKAREKRAELPELKHVVVIDAAAAEPAAGDPEGWVVSLADLEARGAEYLAKHPSAVKERVEAITSEQLATLIYTSGTTGRPKGVRLPHDNWSYMAKAIAATGLVTKDDVQYLWLPLAHVFGKVLTSGQIEVGHVTAVDGRVDKIIENLPVVQPTYMAAVPRIFEKVYNGVAAKARAGGGAKYKIFQWAADVARAYAKESQDTFRRTGTASASFGLTAKHKVADALVYSKLREAFGGRLRAAVSGSAALAPEIGFFFAGAGIHILEGYGLTESSAASFVNPGEAYRTGTVGKPLPGCEVRIADDGEILLRGPGIMQGYHGLPEKTAEVLEADGWFHTGDIGELSADGYLKITDRKKDLIKTSGGKYIAPAEVEGQFKAVCPFVSNILVHGADRNFCTALIALDEPSILGWAKENGLDGKAYAEVVAAPQTEQLIAGYVQRLNEGLQRWQTIKKFRLLPRDLDIEHGELTPSLKLKRPVVEREYKDLIESMYEGSREA; the protein is encoded by the coding sequence GTGAGCGACACACAGACCCAGATCGAGAACCGACCGCCCTCCGTGGCGACGCTCTTCGTCCAGCGCGTGGCGGCCACTCCCGACGCGGAGGCCTACCGCTATCCGGTCCCGTCCGCCTCCGGACAGGGTCCCGACGACTGGAAGTCCCTGAGCTGGGGTGAGGCCGCCGAGCGCGTCTACGCCATCGCCGCCGGACTGATCGACCTGGGCGTACGGTCCGAGGAGCGGGTCGCGCTCGCCTCCGCCACCCGCGTCGAGTGGATCCTCGCCGACCTCGGCATCCTGTGCGCCGGCGCGGCCACCACGACGGTGTACCCGCAGACCAACGCCGACGAGTCCGCCTTCATCCTCGCCGACTCCGAGAGCCGCGTGCTGATCGCGGAGGACGCCGCCCAGCTCGCCAAGGCCCGCGAGAAGCGCGCCGAGCTGCCCGAGCTCAAGCACGTCGTCGTGATCGACGCCGCGGCCGCCGAGCCGGCCGCGGGCGACCCCGAGGGCTGGGTGGTCTCCCTCGCCGACCTGGAGGCGCGCGGCGCCGAGTACCTCGCCAAGCACCCGAGCGCCGTCAAGGAGCGGGTCGAGGCGATCACCTCCGAGCAGCTCGCCACCCTCATCTACACCTCGGGTACCACGGGCCGTCCCAAGGGCGTCCGGCTGCCGCACGACAACTGGTCGTACATGGCCAAGGCCATCGCCGCGACCGGCCTGGTCACCAAGGACGACGTCCAGTACCTCTGGCTGCCGCTCGCGCACGTCTTCGGCAAGGTGCTGACCTCCGGTCAGATCGAGGTCGGTCACGTCACGGCGGTCGACGGCCGCGTCGACAAGATCATCGAGAATCTGCCCGTCGTCCAGCCGACCTACATGGCGGCCGTCCCCCGCATCTTCGAGAAGGTCTACAACGGTGTCGCCGCCAAGGCACGGGCCGGCGGCGGCGCCAAGTACAAGATCTTCCAGTGGGCCGCCGACGTCGCCCGCGCCTACGCCAAGGAGTCCCAGGACACCTTCCGCCGCACCGGCACCGCGTCGGCCTCCTTCGGCCTGACCGCCAAGCACAAGGTCGCCGACGCGCTCGTCTACTCCAAGCTCCGCGAGGCGTTCGGCGGCCGGCTGCGCGCCGCCGTCTCCGGATCGGCGGCCCTCGCGCCCGAGATCGGCTTCTTCTTCGCCGGTGCGGGCATCCACATCCTGGAGGGGTACGGCCTCACCGAGTCCAGCGCCGCCTCCTTCGTGAACCCGGGCGAGGCGTACCGCACCGGCACCGTCGGAAAGCCGCTGCCCGGCTGCGAGGTGCGCATCGCCGACGACGGCGAGATCCTGCTGCGCGGCCCCGGCATCATGCAGGGCTACCACGGACTGCCGGAGAAGACCGCCGAGGTCCTGGAGGCCGACGGCTGGTTCCACACCGGTGACATCGGCGAGCTGTCGGCCGACGGCTATCTGAAGATCACCGACCGCAAGAAGGACCTGATCAAGACCTCCGGCGGCAAGTACATCGCCCCGGCCGAGGTCGAGGGCCAGTTCAAGGCCGTCTGCCCCTTCGTCTCCAACATCCTGGTCCACGGCGCCGACCGGAACTTCTGCACCGCCCTCATCGCCCTCGACGAGCCGTCGATCCTCGGCTGGGCCAAGGAGAACGGCCTGGACGGCAAGGCGTACGCCGAGGTCGTCGCCGCCCCGCAGACCGAGCAGCTCATCGCGGGCTACGTGCAGCGCCTCAACGAGGGGCTGCAGCGCTGGCAGACCATCAAGAAGTTCCGCCTGCTGCCGCGCGACCTGGACATCGAGCACGGCGAACTGACGCCCAGTCTGAAGCTGAAGCGCCCGGTCGTCGAGCGCGAGTACAAGGACCTCATCGAGTCGATGTACGAGGGGTCGCGCGAGGCGTAG